The following are encoded together in the Poseidonibacter lekithochrous genome:
- a CDS encoding MBL fold metallo-hydrolase → MKKLILVFLFLIASAFARDIKVQVLGSGGPELNDNRASSAYIIWVDNKSKILVDFGGGAALRFEEVKAKIEDLDIILLTHLHIDHTADLPALLKASFFSNRFKDIEIYGPDKGLFVPDTKTFINRLFENKKGAWEYMGDFLDGNAQFKLQTTVIPFSKEIKTIYDKNNIKIEAISVNHGPIPATAYKVSIDGKSITFSGDMSGKYSTLEKLAVNSNILIAHNAVPKGAQGVAKNLHMTPDIIGYIAKEAKVKNLVLSHRMLRTLGKEDITKKEIRKYYEGKINFAEDKSIYLVQ, encoded by the coding sequence ATGAAAAAACTAATATTAGTTTTTCTATTTCTTATTGCATCTGCCTTTGCCCGTGATATAAAAGTACAAGTTTTAGGTTCAGGAGGTCCTGAGTTAAATGATAATAGAGCTTCTAGTGCATATATTATTTGGGTAGATAATAAAAGTAAAATACTTGTAGACTTTGGTGGGGGAGCTGCACTTAGATTCGAAGAAGTAAAAGCAAAAATTGAAGACCTTGATATAATCTTATTAACTCACTTACATATAGATCATACAGCAGATTTACCAGCCTTACTCAAAGCTAGTTTTTTCTCTAATAGATTTAAAGATATAGAAATATATGGACCTGATAAAGGACTATTTGTTCCAGATACAAAAACTTTCATAAATAGACTTTTTGAAAATAAAAAAGGTGCTTGGGAATATATGGGAGATTTCTTAGATGGAAATGCTCAATTTAAACTGCAAACTACAGTTATTCCTTTCTCAAAAGAGATAAAAACTATATATGATAAAAATAATATCAAAATAGAAGCTATTAGTGTAAATCACGGCCCTATTCCTGCAACTGCATATAAAGTATCAATAGATGGTAAAAGTATCACGTTCTCAGGAGATATGAGTGGGAAATACAGTACTTTAGAAAAACTAGCTGTAAATAGTAATATTCTAATCGCACATAATGCAGTTCCAAAAGGTGCTCAAGGTGTTGCAAAAAACTTACATATGACACCAGATATTATAGGATATATAGCAAAAGAAGCAAAGGTTAAAAATCTTGTTTTATCACATAGAATGCTAAGAACATTAGGAAAAGAAGATATTACAAAAAAAGAGATAAGAAAATATTACGAAGGCAAAATAAATTTTGCGGAAGATAAAAGTATTTATTTAGTGCAATAA
- a CDS encoding HD domain-containing protein, giving the protein MINPRIIDYIFSSASIQRWNDYPRMVELVELDKQAHKFIIAYFIAKLEKDVNYTHLIEAGIFEFLRRIVVTDIRPDVFRKALQKKSKEINTWVISKLSPSLKDINNGKFLQRFEEYLSNPDMYKKERFILKAASYLATKWEFSIVYQTSQFLSDIEDVKKSVEEEIEDYYELIAVRKIALNKKLAKVIDLSGRLRFQKRWAQTPRVPETSVLGHMLTVAVFSYFYSIDINAGEKRLQNNFFTALFHDLPEALTRDIISPVKYSVDELSDIIAEYEIIKIEDDILPNVPESLHDEFSYILGLYDGSKDEFLNKIYEDKIKVVDDISKYNDDKYNAIDGEALKQCDKLSAFVEASLSISHGIKSKELINGKKQILKSLKEVQGINFKEIAKQIDHEFGTTGQTQIRMDFD; this is encoded by the coding sequence ATGATAAATCCAAGGATTATAGATTACATATTCTCTTCTGCATCAATCCAGCGATGGAATGATTATCCTAGGATGGTTGAACTTGTAGAGCTTGATAAACAAGCTCACAAGTTTATAATCGCTTACTTTATTGCTAAGTTAGAAAAAGATGTAAACTACACCCACTTAATTGAAGCAGGTATATTTGAATTCTTACGGCGAATAGTTGTAACAGATATTAGACCAGATGTCTTCAGAAAAGCTCTACAAAAAAAATCTAAAGAGATAAACACTTGGGTTATCTCAAAACTCTCCCCCTCACTTAAAGATATTAACAATGGTAAATTTTTACAAAGATTTGAAGAATACCTAAGTAACCCAGATATGTATAAAAAAGAGCGGTTTATTCTAAAAGCAGCTTCTTATTTAGCAACTAAATGGGAATTTTCTATTGTATATCAAACAAGTCAATTTTTAAGTGATATAGAAGATGTAAAAAAATCTGTTGAAGAAGAAATAGAAGATTATTATGAATTAATAGCAGTTAGAAAAATAGCACTTAATAAAAAACTCGCAAAGGTTATAGATTTAAGTGGAAGACTTAGATTTCAAAAACGTTGGGCACAAACTCCTAGAGTTCCAGAAACTTCTGTATTAGGTCATATGCTTACTGTTGCCGTTTTTAGCTACTTTTATTCTATTGATATAAATGCAGGGGAAAAACGACTTCAAAACAACTTTTTTACAGCCCTATTCCATGATTTACCTGAAGCCCTTACTCGAGATATTATTTCACCTGTAAAATATTCAGTAGATGAACTATCAGATATTATTGCTGAGTATGAAATAATAAAAATTGAAGATGATATTTTACCAAATGTACCAGAATCTTTGCATGATGAATTCTCATATATATTAGGTTTATATGATGGTTCAAAAGATGAATTTTTAAATAAAATATATGAAGATAAAATTAAAGTAGTAGATGATATCTCAAAATACAATGATGATAAATACAATGCAATTGATGGAGAAGCGTTAAAACAATGTGATAAATTATCAGCATTTGTGGAAGCTAGTTTATCTATTTCCCATGGTATAAAATCTAAAGAGTTAATAAATGGTAAAAAACAGATTTTAAAAAGTCTAAAAGAAGTACAAGGAATAAACTTCAAAGAGATAGCAAAACAAATAGATCATGAGTTTGGAACAACAGGACAAACCCAAATAAGAATGGATTTTGATTAA
- the lepB gene encoding signal peptidase I: MLRKLYNWSSSWTGTIVIVLTIIFFVAQAFVIPSGSMKNTLLIGDMLFVKKFSYGIPTPRIPWIELKVLPDFNDNGHLIEGDRPKRGDIVVFRYPKNDAIHYVKRAVATGGDLVALQNKNLLLHPKEGNDFIKANYAKEDIIKVGDRLWVVNPYKREHPGIHNDPTVVNNGLNPSELFNMLPIKIPEDETFMMGDNRDHSNDSRFWGTVPYKFIVGTPWVVYFSWDENKEIRWDRVLKTVDSIEKEMDEKSQKIEHKEGIY; this comes from the coding sequence ATGTTAAGAAAACTATATAACTGGTCCTCTTCTTGGACTGGTACGATTGTAATTGTTCTTACAATTATTTTCTTCGTAGCACAGGCTTTTGTAATTCCTAGTGGTTCTATGAAAAATACTCTTTTAATTGGAGATATGCTTTTTGTTAAAAAATTCTCTTATGGTATTCCAACACCAAGAATTCCATGGATTGAATTAAAAGTATTACCTGATTTTAATGATAATGGTCACTTAATTGAAGGTGATAGACCAAAAAGAGGTGACATCGTTGTATTTAGATATCCTAAAAACGATGCTATTCATTATGTAAAAAGAGCCGTAGCAACAGGTGGAGACTTAGTTGCTTTACAAAATAAAAATCTTTTATTACATCCAAAAGAAGGTAATGACTTTATCAAAGCAAATTATGCAAAAGAAGACATTATCAAAGTTGGAGATAGATTATGGGTTGTAAATCCATACAAAAGAGAACATCCCGGTATTCACAATGATCCAACTGTTGTAAATAATGGATTAAATCCTAGTGAATTATTTAATATGTTACCAATTAAAATTCCTGAAGATGAAACATTTATGATGGGTGATAATAGAGATCATTCAAATGATTCAAGATTCTGGGGAACTGTTCCTTATAAATTTATTGTAGGAACTCCATGGGTAGTATATTTCTCTTGGGATGAAAATAAAGAAATTAGATGGGACAGAGTTTTAAAAACTGTTGATTCTATAGAAAAAGAAATGGACGAAAAGTCACAAAAAATTGAACACAAAGAAGGAATTTATTAA
- the nth gene encoding endonuclease III, with amino-acid sequence MKKATKKEIEIIKDAFVEKYSDAVTELDYKNDYELLIAIILSAQCTDKRVNIITPALFEKYPSVKELAFANVGEVKDLLKSCSFFNNKSKNIVKMAQTVLEDYDGEIPHIQKELMKLSGVGNKTANVFMIEFEGANLMAVDTHVFRVSHRLGLSDGKTVEITEADLVKKLKGHDLHIFHQAMVLFGRYICKAVKPDCDNCLFPHVCKTTQSFKPA; translated from the coding sequence ATGAAAAAAGCCACAAAAAAAGAAATAGAAATTATAAAAGATGCATTTGTAGAGAAATACTCAGATGCAGTTACGGAGTTAGATTATAAAAATGATTATGAGTTATTAATAGCTATTATACTTTCAGCTCAATGTACAGATAAAAGAGTAAATATTATAACTCCGGCACTTTTTGAAAAATACCCAAGTGTTAAAGAACTTGCCTTTGCTAATGTAGGTGAAGTAAAAGATTTACTTAAATCCTGTTCATTTTTTAATAATAAGTCAAAAAATATTGTAAAAATGGCTCAAACAGTATTAGAAGATTATGATGGTGAAATCCCTCATATTCAAAAAGAGCTTATGAAGCTTTCAGGTGTTGGAAATAAAACTGCAAATGTATTTATGATTGAATTTGAAGGTGCAAATCTAATGGCCGTAGATACTCATGTATTTAGAGTTTCTCATAGACTTGGACTTAGTGATGGTAAAACAGTTGAGATTACTGAGGCTGATTTAGTGAAGAAACTAAAAGGTCATGATTTACATATTTTCCATCAAGCAATGGTTTTATTTGGAAGATACATTTGTAAGGCTGTAAAACCTGATTGTGATAACTGTCTTTTCCCTCATGTTTGTAAAACAACACAAAGTTTTAAACCTGCATAA
- a CDS encoding glycerol-3-phosphate dehydrogenase/oxidase encodes MNLVNNNSFDIIVIGGGATGAGIALDASSRGLSVLLLEQNDFASGTSSKSSKLIHGGVRYLEKAIKQLDKEQFNLVKEGLYERALFIKNAPHLAKKLKLDTPIYNNFEIIYVYIGLLLYKLISGKKSIGSNTFINKTLLSLLQPSIKKKDLVGAVSFFDGRFIDSRMVIALLQSAQNYGTVVRNYSEVKEFIYDSEHKIKSLKYTNKITDEEFSVDASYIINATGANVDNIRLLDDEKVEEILSLSSGIHLILDKKFLPSDEGILIPQTSDGRVIFILPYLGKCLIGTSDEKTVYTKEPKASNEEIEYLLKHINEYFDIKICKDDILSVWSGIRPLVKPLSNGHTEEIVREHKILSSDSGLISIAGGKWTTYRKMAEELVDYVCEKGINKKVKKSKTKHLKVHGSRKNLKKIKKELEIHDKLSKQTKQSLLNLYGSEALGILSIAYVYNAFELIHKDLPFIKAEIIYCIKHEFAKKPIDFLARRISLCFIDKKKSLECLLMVCQTFKVQLLWSNDKFQNELNESKKLIEELF; translated from the coding sequence ATGAATTTAGTTAATAATAATTCTTTTGATATTATAGTCATTGGTGGGGGAGCCACTGGGGCTGGAATTGCATTGGATGCTAGTAGTAGGGGACTTAGTGTTTTATTATTAGAACAAAATGATTTTGCTTCAGGAACTAGTTCTAAAAGCTCAAAGCTAATTCATGGGGGAGTTAGGTATTTAGAGAAAGCAATAAAACAATTAGATAAAGAACAATTTAATCTTGTAAAAGAGGGTTTATATGAAAGAGCCTTATTTATCAAAAATGCTCCTCATCTTGCAAAAAAACTAAAATTAGATACTCCCATATATAATAACTTTGAAATAATCTATGTATATATAGGTTTATTACTTTATAAATTGATCTCAGGGAAGAAAAGTATAGGAAGTAATACATTTATCAATAAAACCTTATTAAGTCTCTTGCAGCCAAGTATAAAGAAAAAAGACCTTGTAGGTGCTGTATCTTTTTTTGATGGAAGGTTTATAGATTCTCGTATGGTTATTGCTTTATTGCAAAGTGCTCAAAATTATGGAACAGTTGTTAGAAACTATAGTGAAGTAAAAGAATTTATATATGATAGTGAACATAAAATAAAATCATTAAAATATACAAATAAAATTACAGATGAAGAGTTTAGTGTAGATGCTTCATATATAATAAATGCTACTGGGGCTAATGTAGATAATATAAGATTATTAGATGATGAGAAAGTAGAAGAAATATTAAGTTTAAGTTCTGGTATTCATTTGATTTTAGATAAAAAGTTTCTTCCTAGTGATGAGGGGATATTAATTCCACAAACCTCAGATGGTAGAGTGATATTTATTTTACCTTACTTGGGTAAATGTCTAATTGGTACAAGTGATGAAAAGACAGTATATACAAAAGAACCAAAAGCATCTAATGAAGAGATAGAGTATTTATTAAAACATATAAATGAATACTTTGATATTAAAATTTGTAAAGATGATATATTATCTGTATGGAGTGGAATAAGACCTCTTGTAAAACCTCTTAGTAATGGACATACAGAAGAGATAGTAAGAGAACATAAAATACTAAGTTCAGATAGTGGATTAATTTCAATTGCTGGAGGTAAGTGGACTACTTATAGAAAAATGGCAGAAGAGTTAGTTGATTATGTATGTGAAAAAGGTATAAATAAAAAAGTTAAAAAAAGTAAAACAAAACATCTAAAAGTACATGGTTCAAGGAAAAATCTAAAAAAAATAAAAAAAGAATTAGAAATACATGATAAGTTATCAAAACAAACAAAACAGAGTTTATTAAATCTATATGGAAGTGAGGCTTTAGGAATTTTATCAATAGCTTATGTATATAATGCTTTTGAATTAATACATAAGGATTTACCTTTTATAAAAGCAGAGATAATTTACTGTATAAAACATGAGTTTGCAAAGAAGCCAATTGATTTTTTAGCAAGAAGAATATCTTTATGTTTTATAGACAAAAAGAAGTCTTTAGAGTGTTTGCTTATGGTATGCCAAACCTTTAAAGTTCAACTTTTATGGAGTAATGATAAATTCCAAAATGAGTTAAATGAATCTAAAAAACTAATAGAAGAACTATTCTAA
- a CDS encoding TonB-dependent receptor domain-containing protein: MKKIVSLSLVCTAMILNASETTLEDISVVEKVNMKTVKDVSANQIKSADLAEALTKNIPSVSLVRRSGIANDIILRGAKKDNINVLIDNSKIYGACPNRMDPTTSHVLTNNIESVEVIEGPYDVENFGTLSGAVKIKTKQPSKDFKGEVNLNVGSFSYRKLSTTIQGGNERVKLLISASTEESDPYKDGNGNNFKEQQKKHGVPMANQYSSEADNKKAYEKKTLLTKALVNIDDSSELALSYTLNRSDEVMYPNTPMDADYDDSDIYTISYTKRDLGKYSKELKAEYYYSKVDHPMSVKLRNNATMMKEMTNHMKSSIWGAKVKNTMNLNDSLLTLGLDTSIRNWKGRKFNNDLSVDMTSLPSTDTTNKAIFAKHESSFGNIDLEVGTRFDNTKIDTDSSTKKDNKYNSLNGHIFAVLNANDTTKYFAGIGKSSRVPDARELYYSGSGNEDLDDTKNYELDLGFQKNYENSMLKTKVFYSVLKDYVYNNNGTTFENIDAKIYGIEISGLYAINDEFTLDYGTSYLKGKKDDPLAGQSDKDMAEIPPLKANLSLTYENNKSKFTTQVLAVKSWSDYDSDNGEQELPGYAVFNVKYDYMVNKHFELAAGIDNIFDKTYASTNTYNDIKYIGTGDTELINEPGRYLYTNLKFKF, from the coding sequence ATGAAAAAGATTGTTTCATTATCACTTGTTTGTACTGCAATGATACTAAATGCAAGTGAAACAACATTAGAAGATATTAGTGTTGTAGAAAAAGTAAATATGAAGACTGTTAAAGATGTAAGCGCGAATCAAATTAAGTCTGCTGATTTAGCAGAAGCTTTAACAAAAAATATTCCTTCGGTTTCACTAGTAAGAAGATCAGGTATTGCTAATGATATTATTTTAAGAGGTGCTAAAAAAGATAATATCAATGTATTAATTGATAATAGTAAAATCTATGGGGCATGTCCAAATAGAATGGATCCTACAACATCTCATGTATTAACAAACAATATTGAATCAGTTGAAGTAATTGAAGGTCCTTATGATGTTGAAAACTTTGGTACGTTAAGTGGTGCTGTTAAGATTAAAACAAAACAACCAAGCAAAGACTTTAAAGGTGAAGTAAATCTAAATGTTGGAAGTTTCTCATATAGAAAATTATCAACTACTATTCAAGGTGGTAATGAAAGAGTAAAATTATTGATTTCTGCTTCTACAGAAGAATCAGATCCATATAAAGATGGAAATGGTAATAATTTTAAAGAACAACAAAAGAAACACGGTGTGCCAATGGCAAATCAATACTCATCAGAAGCAGATAATAAAAAAGCTTATGAAAAGAAAACATTATTAACAAAAGCCTTAGTAAATATTGATGATAGTTCAGAATTAGCTTTATCTTATACTTTAAATAGAAGTGATGAGGTAATGTATCCAAATACTCCAATGGATGCTGATTATGATGATTCTGATATTTATACAATATCTTATACGAAAAGAGATTTAGGTAAATACTCAAAAGAGTTAAAAGCTGAATATTACTACTCTAAAGTTGATCATCCAATGAGTGTAAAACTAAGAAACAATGCAACTATGATGAAAGAAATGACTAACCATATGAAATCATCAATTTGGGGTGCCAAAGTTAAAAATACAATGAATTTAAATGATTCACTTTTAACTTTAGGTTTAGATACTAGTATTAGAAATTGGAAAGGTAGAAAGTTCAATAATGACTTAAGTGTTGATATGACAAGTTTACCTTCAACTGATACAACAAACAAAGCTATCTTTGCAAAACATGAAAGTTCATTTGGTAATATCGATTTAGAAGTTGGTACTAGATTTGATAATACTAAAATAGATACAGACTCAAGTACAAAAAAAGACAATAAATATAATTCATTAAATGGACATATCTTTGCTGTTTTAAATGCTAATGATACTACAAAATATTTTGCAGGAATTGGTAAATCATCAAGAGTTCCAGATGCAAGAGAGTTATATTACAGTGGTAGTGGAAATGAAGATTTAGATGATACTAAAAACTATGAGTTAGATTTAGGTTTCCAAAAAAATTATGAAAACTCTATGTTAAAAACAAAAGTATTCTATTCTGTATTAAAAGATTATGTTTACAATAATAATGGAACAACATTTGAAAATATTGATGCTAAGATTTATGGAATTGAAATAAGTGGTTTATATGCTATCAATGATGAGTTTACTTTAGATTATGGAACTTCATACTTAAAAGGTAAAAAAGATGATCCGTTAGCGGGTCAAAGTGATAAAGATATGGCAGAGATTCCACCATTAAAAGCTAATTTATCATTAACTTATGAAAATAACAAATCAAAGTTTACTACACAAGTTTTAGCAGTTAAATCTTGGAGTGATTATGATTCAGATAATGGGGAGCAAGAATTACCAGGATATGCAGTGTTTAATGTAAAATATGATTACATGGTTAATAAGCATTTTGAATTAGCTGCTGGAATTGATAATATTTTTGATAAAACTTATGCAAGTACAAATACATATAATGATATTAAATATATTGGAACTGGTGATACAGAATTAATTAATGAACCAGGTAGATACCTTTACACTAATTTAAAATTTAAATTCTAA
- the rpiB gene encoding ribose 5-phosphate isomerase B gives MKYFIGADHAGIDIKAYVKELFEARGHEVVDLGPNTKDRVDYPDYAAKVCESVLAEEGSKGILICGSGIGMSMAANKFDGIRAALCHNEYSAKMAREHNDANVICMGERVSGFGMVEAIIDSWNNASFEGGRHEGRVEKINALSKMGSCRA, from the coding sequence ATGAAATATTTTATTGGTGCAGATCACGCTGGTATTGATATCAAAGCTTATGTAAAAGAGCTATTTGAAGCAAGAGGTCACGAAGTAGTAGACTTAGGACCAAATACAAAAGATAGAGTTGATTATCCAGATTACGCAGCAAAAGTATGTGAAAGTGTATTAGCTGAAGAAGGAAGCAAAGGTATTTTAATTTGTGGTTCTGGTATTGGTATGTCTATGGCTGCAAATAAATTTGATGGAATTAGAGCAGCATTATGTCACAATGAATATTCTGCAAAAATGGCTAGAGAACACAACGATGCTAATGTAATTTGTATGGGTGAAAGAGTTTCAGGATTTGGAATGGTTGAAGCTATTATTGATTCATGGAATAACGCATCTTTTGAAGGTGGAAGACATGAAGGTAGAGTTGAGAAAATCAATGCACTTTCAAAAATGGGATCGTGTAGAGCATAA